In a genomic window of Piliocolobus tephrosceles isolate RC106 chromosome 1, ASM277652v3, whole genome shotgun sequence:
- the DR1 gene encoding protein Dr1, whose amino-acid sequence MASSSGNDDDLTIPRAAINKMIKETLPNVRVANDARELVVNCCTEFIHLISSEANEICNKSEKKTISPEHVIQALESLGFGSYISEVKEVLQECKTVALKRRKASSRLENLGIPEEELLRQQQELFAKARQQQAELAQQEWLQMQQAAQQAQLAAASASASNQAGSSQDEEDDDDI is encoded by the exons ATGGCTTCCTCGTCTGGCAACGATGATGATCTCACTATCCCCAGAGCTGCTATCAATAAAATGATCAAAGAGACTCTTCCTAATGTCCGGGTGGCCAACGATGCTCGAGAGCTGGTGGTGAACTGCTGCACTGAATTCATTCACCTTATATCTTCTGAAGCCAATGAGATTTGTAACAAATCGGAAAAGAAGACCATCTCACCAGAGCATGTCATACAAG CACTAGAAAGTTTGGGATTTGGCTCCTACATCAGTGAAGTAAAAGAAGTCTTGCAAGAGTGTAAAACAGtagcattaaaaagaagaaaggccaGTTCTCGTTTGGAAAACCTTGGCATTCCTGAAGAAGAGTTATTGAGACAGCAGCAAGAGTTATTTGCAAAA GCTAGACAGCAACAAGCAGAATTGGCCCAACAGGAATGGCTTCAAATGCAGCAAGCTGCCCAACAAGCCCAGCTTGCTGCTGCCTCAGCCAGTGCGTCTAATCAGGCGGGATCTTCTCAggatgaagaagatgatgatgatatcTGA